The following proteins come from a genomic window of Methanothrix sp.:
- the thsA gene encoding thermosome subunit alpha, giving the protein MAGLGGTPVLILKEGSQRTAGREAQRSNIMAAKAVASAVRTTLGPKGMDKMLVDTLGDVVITNDGVTILKEMDIEHPAAKMMVEIAKTQDEEVGDGTTTAVVLAGELLKQAELLLEQEIHPTVIATGYRDAATKAIEILKDLAVKVSPDDEELLKKIAITAMTGKGSGNARGELAELAVKAVKAIVDEDGSVDIDNITVEKKVGGSITDSQLIHGMVIDKERLHPNMPKKVKDARIALLNAPIEIEKTEVDAKIEITSPDQLQAFLDQEEAMLKEMVNKIVSTGANVVFCQKGIDDLAQHFLAKAGIYTLRRVKKSDMEKLARATGARIVTSLHELTPNDLGKAGLVEERKIAGDDMTFVEECENPKSVSIILRGGTEHVVDELYRAMEDALRVVGVVVEDGMLVPGGGAPEVELALRLREYAATVGGREQLAIEAFAEAMEIIPKTLAENAGLDQIDTLVALRSKHEKGMKAAGLDMDTGEAVDMLERGVVEPLRVKTQAISSAAEAAVMILRIDDVIASKSTGAGKEKEKEREPSGMGEDFD; this is encoded by the coding sequence ATGGCTGGACTAGGTGGAACACCTGTACTGATACTTAAAGAGGGAAGCCAGCGGACTGCTGGCCGGGAGGCGCAGAGGTCGAACATAATGGCGGCCAAGGCAGTGGCCAGCGCCGTCAGAACCACGCTGGGACCCAAGGGCATGGACAAGATGCTTGTGGACACACTTGGAGACGTGGTCATAACAAACGACGGCGTTACGATTCTCAAGGAGATGGATATCGAGCATCCGGCCGCCAAGATGATGGTGGAGATCGCCAAGACTCAGGATGAGGAGGTAGGCGACGGCACCACAACGGCTGTTGTCCTGGCTGGCGAGCTTCTGAAGCAGGCCGAGCTGCTTCTCGAGCAGGAGATCCACCCGACCGTCATAGCCACCGGCTACAGGGACGCTGCGACGAAGGCCATCGAGATCCTGAAGGATCTCGCGGTGAAGGTATCGCCTGATGATGAGGAGCTCCTGAAGAAGATCGCGATCACAGCGATGACCGGAAAGGGCAGCGGCAACGCCAGGGGAGAGCTCGCTGAGCTCGCGGTCAAGGCTGTGAAGGCGATCGTTGATGAGGATGGCTCTGTGGACATCGACAACATCACCGTGGAGAAGAAGGTGGGCGGCAGCATAACCGACTCCCAGCTGATCCATGGCATGGTGATCGACAAGGAGCGCCTGCATCCCAACATGCCGAAGAAGGTGAAGGATGCCAGGATCGCGCTGCTCAACGCGCCGATAGAGATCGAGAAGACCGAGGTCGATGCGAAGATCGAGATCACCTCGCCTGATCAGCTCCAGGCCTTCCTGGACCAGGAGGAGGCGATGCTCAAGGAGATGGTCAACAAGATTGTCTCCACAGGCGCAAACGTCGTCTTCTGCCAGAAGGGCATAGATGATCTGGCGCAGCACTTCCTGGCGAAGGCAGGTATCTACACGCTCCGCAGGGTGAAGAAGAGCGACATGGAGAAGCTGGCCCGCGCGACCGGCGCCAGGATCGTGACAAGCCTGCATGAGCTCACTCCGAACGATCTCGGCAAGGCCGGGCTTGTCGAGGAGAGGAAGATCGCCGGAGACGACATGACCTTCGTCGAGGAGTGCGAGAATCCCAAGTCAGTGTCCATAATCCTCCGCGGCGGCACCGAGCATGTGGTCGATGAGCTCTACAGGGCCATGGAGGATGCGCTCCGCGTCGTGGGTGTTGTCGTGGAGGATGGCATGCTTGTGCCCGGAGGTGGAGCGCCCGAGGTGGAGCTTGCCCTCAGGCTCAGGGAGTACGCCGCCACAGTCGGCGGAAGGGAGCAGCTCGCCATAGAGGCATTCGCCGAGGCGATGGAGATCATCCCGAAGACGCTCGCTGAGAACGCCGGTCTCGACCAGATCGATACGCTCGTCGCTCTGAGGAGCAAGCACGAGAAGGGCATGAAGGCTGCCGGTCTCGATATGGATACAGGCGAGGCGGTCGACATGCTGGAGCGCGGCGTAGTCGAGCCCCTCAGGGTCAAGACACAGGCGATCAGCTCAGCCGCAGAGGCAGCTGTGATGATACTGAGGATCGATGATGTGATCGCCTCCAAGTCGACCGGCGCTGGCAAGGAGAAAGAGAAGGAGAGGGAGCCCAGCGGAATGGGCGAGGACTTCGACTGA
- a CDS encoding 4Fe-4S binding protein, with amino-acid sequence MPAVVNREECVSCGTCVEECPEEAIKLDDEEIAVVDPEKCTECGTCVEACPSEAIHIE; translated from the coding sequence ATGCCTGCAGTAGTTAACAGAGAGGAATGCGTGAGCTGTGGAACCTGTGTGGAGGAGTGCCCGGAGGAGGCTATCAAACTCGATGACGAGGAGATAGCAGTAGTCGACCCGGAGAAGTGCACAGAGTGCGGCACATGCGTAGAGGCCTGCCCGTCTGAGGCAATACACATCGAGTAA
- a CDS encoding ADP-dependent glucokinase/phosphofructokinase, producing MEPANTGSSGSDPRVLCAFNVNIDCVHTITGEEIERLSHRIEFAGEGSGIPSEIGSVEDLVVSILEHMRRGTGVELIIESEDVADEIASLFPWEIRMGGNAGNAANVLAALGAEPVVNVPSLTPRQASLFHPAVRVPVTDDGVSLTTPFDASEEGQELRHFVIQYRGGERVDTPSGRFTAPRENRVIATFDPLNRIMHLNPAFRTFLEKPDPDVRGVILSGFHLVPCDLHREIFEERLHSMREWLSTRYSHAEMGSFEREEIMRFLLEVLEVESIGMNEDELSMLLHSGGSWEEIAGAAEQIHDEFDIPRVCVHTREFTVSISPDPVKEIAALELGAEIAGRLAATGCIEKDAELGVSDVGRRAVEDLARRGGKRSGLGAFKEKDGSSVCVHPSFIAPEPVTTVGLGDALTAATFYMLVSIS from the coding sequence TTGGAACCGGCAAATACAGGCTCATCAGGATCTGATCCCAGGGTGCTCTGCGCCTTCAACGTCAACATAGACTGCGTTCACACCATCACGGGAGAGGAGATCGAGAGACTGTCACACCGCATCGAATTCGCCGGTGAGGGCTCTGGGATTCCATCAGAGATCGGCTCCGTTGAGGATCTCGTCGTCTCGATCCTGGAGCACATGCGCCGTGGAACCGGTGTAGAGCTTATCATTGAGAGCGAGGATGTTGCTGACGAGATCGCATCGCTCTTCCCCTGGGAGATCAGGATGGGAGGTAATGCAGGAAACGCTGCAAACGTTCTCGCCGCGCTCGGTGCAGAGCCTGTCGTCAACGTCCCATCCCTTACTCCACGCCAGGCATCGCTCTTTCATCCAGCGGTCAGGGTTCCTGTCACGGATGACGGCGTTTCGCTCACAACTCCCTTCGATGCATCAGAGGAGGGCCAGGAGCTCAGGCACTTCGTGATCCAGTACAGGGGTGGCGAGAGGGTCGATACGCCTTCGGGAAGATTCACAGCTCCAAGGGAGAACAGGGTAATTGCGACATTCGACCCGCTGAATCGAATCATGCACCTAAATCCCGCATTCCGCACGTTTCTGGAGAAGCCCGATCCCGATGTGAGGGGCGTGATCCTCTCAGGATTCCATCTCGTGCCCTGCGATCTCCACAGGGAGATCTTCGAGGAGAGGCTGCACTCCATGAGGGAATGGCTCTCCACCAGATACAGCCACGCTGAGATGGGCAGCTTCGAACGAGAAGAGATCATGAGATTCCTTCTGGAGGTTCTGGAGGTAGAGAGCATCGGCATGAATGAGGACGAGCTCTCGATGCTCTTGCATTCAGGAGGGAGCTGGGAGGAGATCGCAGGGGCCGCAGAGCAGATCCATGATGAGTTTGATATTCCAAGGGTGTGCGTTCACACCCGTGAGTTCACTGTGAGCATATCGCCCGATCCGGTAAAAGAGATCGCTGCGCTGGAGCTGGGCGCGGAGATCGCGGGCAGGCTCGCTGCTACAGGTTGCATCGAAAAAGATGCGGAGCTGGGCGTGAGCGATGTGGGCAGAAGGGCAGTGGAGGATCTTGCCCGCCGTGGTGGAAAGAGGTCCGGGCTCGGGGCGTTCAAAGAAAAAGATGGATCGAGCGTCTGCGTCCATCCATCTTTCATAGCCCCTGAGCCTGTGACGACCGTCGGCCTTGGAGACGCGCTGACAGCGGCCACATTCTACATGCTCGTGTCCATCTCATGA
- a CDS encoding DUF362 domain-containing protein, translating to MTSDVYFADIRSRSDGENKLEKIRRLFRAAGFDKILDKGDLTAIKLHFGEVGNDTYISPVFVHEVVKLVRERGARPFLTDTNTLYSGGRGNSVDHIRTAIEHGFAYAVVDAPVIIADGLRGDNYIGVDVNLNHFRSVKIAGDIASADSMIVLSHFKAHMLAGFGGAIKNLGMGCAPPIGKAEQHTARPIVYKERCRGCGRCLRACPRSAISVVDEKAVIDLSLCVGCGECVRACPERAMDFDWLVAIPPFVERMVEYAYGAVRGKAGRIGFINFLIDITPDCDCVPWSDAPVVPDVGILASRDPVAIDMASYDLVNAQMGIEKSYLKSNRRPGEDKFRGCWESTNALHQIAYGEKIGLGTGKYRLIRI from the coding sequence ATGACCAGTGATGTTTACTTCGCGGATATCAGATCCAGGAGCGATGGTGAGAACAAGCTCGAGAAGATCAGGAGGCTATTCAGGGCTGCCGGCTTCGATAAAATTCTCGATAAGGGAGATCTCACTGCCATAAAGCTCCACTTCGGCGAGGTGGGGAACGACACTTACATCAGCCCGGTCTTTGTGCACGAGGTCGTGAAGCTTGTGAGGGAGAGGGGCGCGCGGCCGTTCCTGACCGATACAAACACCCTCTACAGCGGAGGCCGCGGGAACTCTGTGGATCACATCCGGACAGCGATAGAGCATGGCTTCGCATATGCTGTCGTCGACGCGCCCGTGATAATAGCAGACGGCTTGCGTGGGGATAACTACATAGGCGTTGATGTGAATCTCAATCACTTCAGGTCTGTGAAGATCGCGGGAGATATCGCCAGCGCCGACAGCATGATCGTGCTCTCGCACTTCAAGGCGCACATGCTGGCAGGCTTTGGCGGGGCGATCAAGAACCTCGGGATGGGGTGCGCGCCGCCGATCGGAAAGGCAGAGCAGCACACTGCAAGGCCCATAGTGTATAAAGAGAGATGCAGGGGATGTGGCAGATGCTTGAGGGCATGCCCCAGGTCCGCAATCTCTGTTGTGGATGAAAAGGCGGTCATCGATCTCAGTCTCTGTGTTGGCTGCGGTGAGTGCGTGAGGGCATGCCCGGAGAGGGCAATGGACTTCGACTGGCTCGTTGCAATACCCCCATTCGTGGAGAGAATGGTTGAGTACGCATACGGGGCGGTCAGGGGCAAGGCCGGACGCATCGGCTTCATCAACTTCCTGATTGATATAACGCCGGACTGCGACTGCGTCCCGTGGTCCGATGCTCCGGTGGTCCCGGACGTGGGAATTCTCGCGTCCAGGGATCCGGTCGCCATCGACATGGCCAGCTACGATCTCGTCAATGCGCAGATGGGCATCGAGAAAAGCTACCTGAAGAGCAACAGGAGGCCGGGAGAGGACAAGTTCAGGGGGTGCTGGGAGTCGACGAACGCCCTGCACCAGATCGCGTACGGGGAGAAGATCGGCCTTGGAACCGGCAAATACAGGCTCATCAGGATCTGA
- the nrdD gene encoding anaerobic ribonucleoside-triphosphate reductase — MVNGKNKQLTLTGVVVSAMPKVRTTDGHLLDWDRNAIVKQLLKETKLSENFYKLPAITEDEAREIAKEVERRIRWMNVRYLSGPLVREIVNVVLLERHHPEWRNICTRIGTPVYDAHLIDIGTGFESRENANLQDNAETSHKKKADKISKEQYLLLLPPHLSDHHISGDLHIHDLEYFGTRPFCQDHDLRYFFYYGLMPDGRGTKASVAGPAKKPEVAILHAVKALGSAQTNFAGGQGFYNFLTFVAPYLEGLSYEEIKQLMQMFVYEMTQMMVARGGQLVFSSVQLTPGVPRIWKDKPVVYKGRIWNGEQAPRRTYGEFEREVRLAFKALMEVMLEGDYWGKPFNFPKPEISIEPDFMKEDEDFNREHPDLPAYRDLYLMAFKLAAKYGAPYFDNQLPEYRGAGKGISCYQCCAYQFSSTIQNDTEFEDKLYFRDGKHFSMGSWQVVSLNCPRAAYKARGEDELLFEYLKELMDVSVEIFKVKREWMSKIIANGRMPFATQQPRDPVTGERGAMAVDLEKLVYTIGVVGINEMVQFHTGKQMHESRDAWRFAVRAMTEMQLYVKKLSRDHGMTIALARTPAETTAQRFAVSDLLHDEYRECAMRVVKGDLKTALENLHRTRDLPVYYTNGTHVCVNADIPIMERAMLEHVFFPIVDGGNIFHIFLGENDPDPESLMSFGMNLAKNTQIGYFAFTRDMTVCLSCCAISPGLQDTCPRCRSPEVDHISRITGYLQAVSGWNAAKQQELRDRKRYRDLS, encoded by the coding sequence ATGGTGAACGGGAAAAACAAGCAGCTGACCCTTACGGGTGTTGTCGTCTCCGCGATGCCGAAGGTGCGCACCACAGATGGACACCTGCTCGACTGGGACAGGAATGCGATAGTGAAGCAGCTTCTCAAGGAGACAAAACTATCGGAGAATTTTTATAAACTACCAGCCATAACCGAGGATGAGGCCAGGGAGATCGCGAAGGAGGTGGAGCGCAGGATCAGGTGGATGAATGTCCGCTACCTCTCAGGGCCTCTTGTCAGAGAGATCGTAAACGTGGTGCTCCTCGAGAGGCACCACCCCGAGTGGCGCAACATATGCACAAGAATAGGCACGCCCGTGTACGATGCTCACCTCATCGATATAGGCACAGGGTTCGAGTCGAGAGAGAATGCAAACCTCCAGGACAACGCGGAGACATCTCACAAGAAGAAGGCCGATAAGATAAGCAAGGAGCAGTACCTCCTGCTTCTTCCCCCGCACCTCTCGGATCATCACATCTCCGGGGACCTCCACATCCACGATCTGGAGTACTTCGGCACAAGGCCGTTCTGCCAGGACCATGATCTCAGGTACTTCTTCTACTACGGATTGATGCCGGATGGCCGCGGAACCAAGGCATCTGTCGCAGGCCCCGCAAAGAAGCCTGAGGTGGCGATACTACATGCTGTGAAGGCGCTGGGCAGCGCGCAGACCAACTTCGCGGGAGGGCAGGGCTTCTACAACTTCCTGACGTTCGTGGCGCCGTATCTGGAGGGTTTGAGCTACGAGGAGATCAAGCAGCTCATGCAGATGTTTGTGTACGAGATGACCCAGATGATGGTCGCGCGCGGCGGGCAGCTCGTCTTCTCCTCAGTCCAGCTCACGCCCGGAGTGCCCAGGATCTGGAAGGACAAGCCGGTCGTCTACAAGGGCCGGATATGGAACGGGGAGCAGGCGCCACGTCGCACTTACGGCGAGTTCGAGAGGGAGGTCCGGCTGGCCTTCAAGGCACTGATGGAGGTCATGCTGGAGGGCGATTACTGGGGCAAGCCGTTCAACTTCCCGAAGCCGGAGATAAGCATTGAGCCTGACTTCATGAAGGAGGATGAGGATTTCAACAGGGAACATCCGGACCTGCCGGCATACAGAGACCTGTACCTGATGGCATTCAAGCTTGCAGCAAAATACGGCGCGCCGTACTTCGACAACCAGCTCCCTGAGTACAGAGGCGCCGGAAAGGGGATATCGTGCTACCAGTGCTGCGCATACCAGTTCTCCTCCACCATCCAGAACGACACAGAGTTTGAGGACAAGCTGTACTTCAGGGATGGAAAGCACTTCTCGATGGGCTCGTGGCAGGTCGTCTCGCTCAACTGCCCGAGGGCTGCATACAAGGCGCGCGGGGAGGACGAGCTGCTCTTCGAGTATCTCAAAGAACTGATGGATGTCTCCGTCGAGATCTTCAAGGTGAAGAGGGAGTGGATGAGCAAGATCATAGCAAACGGACGGATGCCGTTTGCCACCCAGCAGCCCAGGGATCCGGTCACCGGAGAGAGGGGCGCGATGGCTGTTGATCTTGAAAAGCTCGTCTACACAATAGGCGTCGTGGGCATAAACGAGATGGTCCAGTTCCATACAGGGAAACAGATGCACGAATCAAGGGATGCATGGCGGTTTGCCGTCAGGGCGATGACCGAGATGCAGCTTTATGTCAAAAAGCTGAGCAGGGATCATGGCATGACAATCGCGCTTGCGAGGACCCCAGCAGAGACCACAGCACAGCGATTTGCCGTCTCGGATCTGCTGCATGATGAGTACAGGGAGTGCGCAATGCGTGTTGTGAAGGGAGATCTCAAGACTGCACTGGAGAACCTCCATCGGACCAGAGATCTGCCGGTCTACTACACAAATGGCACCCATGTGTGCGTGAATGCAGACATCCCGATCATGGAGAGGGCCATGCTGGAGCATGTCTTCTTCCCGATAGTGGATGGGGGCAACATCTTCCATATCTTCTTGGGAGAGAACGATCCGGATCCGGAGTCGCTGATGAGCTTCGGGATGAACCTCGCGAAGAACACCCAGATCGGGTACTTCGCGTTCACCAGGGATATGACTGTGTGTCTGAGCTGCTGCGCGATCTCTCCGGGGCTCCAGGATACGTGCCCGCGCTGCAGATCTCCTGAGGTGGATCACATCAGCAGGATAACCGGATACCTGCAGGCTGTCAGCGGCTGGAATGCTGCGAAGCAGCAGGAGCTCAGGGACCGGAAGAGATACAGGGATCTGAGCTAG
- a CDS encoding rhomboid family intramembrane serine protease, giving the protein MVSDQIWDDIRPRGSSIPASLAIIALCIIVSIAMAVNPWAVRGYLSLNPALVESRPWTLVTHIFVHADIGHLFWNMLALFFFGTELERRVGERNFLLIFFASGIFGGIIEMLVATGYMMGASGAIMGVMGALAIIAPEIRVIIFPIPIPIGIPLAIALLAFLDLYYQISLRGADGIGHMAHLAGLLAGLFFGQSFGRRRRYY; this is encoded by the coding sequence ATGGTCTCCGATCAGATCTGGGATGATATCAGGCCCAGAGGCTCCAGCATCCCAGCATCTCTCGCTATAATCGCTTTGTGCATCATCGTATCGATCGCAATGGCCGTGAACCCCTGGGCTGTGAGGGGATATCTCTCCCTCAATCCAGCACTTGTCGAGTCCAGGCCGTGGACCCTGGTAACGCACATATTCGTTCATGCTGACATAGGCCACCTCTTCTGGAACATGCTGGCCCTCTTCTTCTTCGGTACTGAGCTCGAGAGGAGGGTTGGCGAGAGGAATTTCCTCCTGATCTTCTTCGCATCCGGAATATTCGGCGGCATCATAGAGATGCTTGTGGCCACCGGATACATGATGGGCGCCAGCGGAGCGATCATGGGGGTCATGGGCGCCCTGGCGATTATAGCGCCCGAGATAAGGGTGATAATATTCCCCATACCGATACCTATTGGGATACCACTGGCTATAGCCCTCCTTGCATTCCTGGATCTGTATTACCAGATAAGTCTGAGGGGAGCGGATGGCATAGGGCACATGGCACACCTCGCAGGCCTTCTCGCCGGCCTCTTCTTCGGCCAGAGCTTCGGGAGAAGAAGAAGGTATTACTGA
- a CDS encoding TIGR00288 family NYN domain-containing protein, whose amino-acid sequence MAIHFEHILKYLGSKKEKGRKKIGLLVDGPNMLRKEFQMDLEEIRNILRDYGDIKVGKVFLNQYASEKLVEAVENQGFEPVICTSDVDVRMAVEGVDMIYNPVIDTIALVTRDADLKPVLMKAMEHGKETIIFGAEPGFSVALRNSADYVIVLRNGEYVTES is encoded by the coding sequence ATGGCTATACACTTCGAGCACATCCTGAAGTACCTTGGATCGAAGAAGGAGAAGGGAAGGAAGAAGATCGGTCTCCTGGTAGATGGTCCCAACATGCTGCGCAAGGAGTTCCAGATGGACCTGGAGGAGATTCGGAACATACTCAGGGACTACGGCGACATAAAGGTTGGGAAGGTCTTCCTGAACCAGTACGCCTCTGAGAAGCTCGTCGAGGCTGTCGAGAACCAGGGGTTTGAGCCGGTGATATGCACCAGCGATGTCGATGTGAGGATGGCCGTGGAGGGCGTCGACATGATCTACAACCCTGTCATAGACACCATCGCCCTGGTCACGAGAGATGCGGATCTGAAGCCGGTGCTCATGAAGGCCATGGAGCACGGCAAGGAGACGATCATATTCGGGGCAGAGCCCGGCTTTTCTGTTGCGCTGAGGAACTCCGCAGACTACGTAATAGTGCTCAGAAATGGCGAGTACGTCACAGAGTCCTGA
- the hisC gene encoding histidinol-phosphate transaminase, whose product MVYRHLLVDALQSVTPDDPGISLMDIERLYGIPAERIVFLSRNENPYGPSPEVIRAVSRADLRRYPSQDEFLSAAAEYLGVSEDLVIAGAGLDGIIDSVSRLFLEKGRSVFIPVPTYTYYELAARLCGATPVLGHDLRNVPKGVTLTFICSPNNPTGGLIDDEVIREVLEGTNSVVFLDEAYAEFAGVSHADWVERYENLIVGRTLSKAFGLAGLRIGYAVAPEWVVEQYNRAAPSFGISAPAIAGGVAALRDTDHMRSAVKKIVAERERVAGSLRAHPSHANFLYVETSRESSALVEDLLKEGISVKDCSEIPGSDNHHIRVTIGTPEQNDAFLEAYRRAEEF is encoded by the coding sequence ATGGTCTACAGACACCTCCTTGTTGATGCGCTGCAGAGCGTGACTCCCGATGATCCCGGGATCAGCTTAATGGATATCGAGCGCCTTTACGGCATACCCGCAGAGAGGATCGTGTTCCTCAGCAGGAACGAGAACCCGTATGGTCCCTCTCCTGAGGTCATAAGGGCAGTGAGCCGCGCGGATCTTAGAAGGTATCCGTCGCAGGATGAGTTTCTGAGCGCTGCTGCTGAGTACCTCGGCGTTTCAGAGGATCTCGTAATCGCAGGAGCCGGGCTCGATGGCATAATCGATTCTGTTTCAAGGCTCTTCCTGGAGAAAGGCAGATCTGTGTTCATACCTGTGCCTACATACACATACTATGAGCTTGCAGCGAGGCTCTGTGGTGCCACGCCCGTGCTCGGCCACGACCTGAGGAATGTTCCAAAGGGCGTGACCCTCACATTCATCTGCTCGCCAAACAACCCCACAGGAGGGCTCATAGATGATGAGGTGATCAGAGAGGTTCTCGAGGGTACAAACTCCGTGGTCTTCCTGGACGAGGCTTACGCGGAGTTCGCGGGGGTGAGCCATGCGGACTGGGTCGAGAGGTATGAGAACCTCATAGTCGGAAGGACGCTCTCAAAAGCATTCGGCCTGGCAGGGCTCAGAATAGGGTATGCGGTCGCACCTGAGTGGGTGGTGGAGCAGTACAACAGGGCTGCACCATCTTTCGGGATAAGCGCTCCTGCGATAGCTGGCGGCGTGGCAGCCCTGAGAGATACAGACCACATGAGAAGCGCCGTCAAAAAGATCGTGGCTGAGAGGGAGAGGGTCGCGGGATCTCTGAGGGCGCATCCATCGCATGCAAATTTTCTGTACGTGGAGACCTCGAGGGAGTCCAGCGCTCTGGTCGAGGATCTTCTGAAAGAGGGTATATCGGTAAAGGACTGCTCGGAAATACCGGGCTCTGACAACCACCACATACGGGTCACCATAGGAACTCCGGAGCAGAACGATGCATTCCTTGAAGCCTACAGAAGGGCTGAGGAGTTTTAA
- a CDS encoding proteasome-activating nucleotidase: MSESSAMTDQESLIESFTKRIAALERENRALAEEAEALRMEREEARAKLFESLISNKKYLRELERLKKENALLRRMPLFLATVIEVGDDYVMLRQHGNNQEFITTAPPEIMEKLQPNSRVAINNSLTIVRLLERSVDVRAKTMELIEAPNVTYDDVGGLDSQIQEIRETVELPLTRPELFSNIGIEPPRGVLLYGLPGTGKTLLAKAVAHHAKATFIHMSGSELVHKFIGEGAQLVRDIFQMAREKAPSIVFIDEIDAVGSIRTHDGTTGSAEVNRTMMQLLAEMDGFRERGDVKIIAATNRIDILDPALLRPGRFDRIIEIPMPNEVARLKILEIHTRRMKKSDDVDLSAIAKQTDGASGAELKAIAVEAGMNAIRREATVVTMDDFRQAVKKVLGEEEKTDESLRMFY; encoded by the coding sequence ATGAGTGAATCGTCAGCTATGACGGATCAGGAAAGCCTGATCGAGTCGTTCACCAAGAGGATCGCAGCGCTCGAGAGGGAGAACAGGGCACTGGCTGAGGAGGCCGAGGCCCTCCGCATGGAGCGCGAGGAGGCCAGAGCGAAGCTCTTTGAGTCTCTGATATCAAACAAGAAGTATCTGCGCGAGCTTGAGCGTCTGAAGAAGGAGAACGCTCTGCTGAGGCGCATGCCGCTGTTTCTGGCCACAGTGATAGAGGTGGGCGACGACTACGTCATGCTCAGACAGCATGGGAACAACCAGGAGTTCATAACCACAGCTCCCCCAGAGATAATGGAGAAGCTGCAGCCGAACAGCAGGGTTGCCATAAACAACTCCCTGACGATAGTGCGACTCCTGGAGAGATCTGTGGATGTCAGGGCGAAGACGATGGAGCTGATCGAGGCTCCTAATGTGACGTATGATGATGTTGGAGGTCTCGACTCCCAGATACAGGAGATACGCGAGACCGTTGAGCTTCCGCTGACAAGGCCGGAGCTCTTCAGCAACATAGGAATAGAGCCGCCCAGGGGGGTGCTCCTCTACGGGCTCCCGGGCACCGGCAAGACGCTCCTAGCCAAGGCTGTTGCACACCATGCGAAGGCAACGTTCATACACATGTCTGGAAGCGAGCTCGTCCACAAGTTCATCGGAGAGGGCGCGCAGCTCGTGCGGGACATATTCCAGATGGCCAGAGAGAAGGCGCCATCGATAGTCTTCATCGATGAGATAGACGCTGTGGGAAGCATCAGGACACATGATGGCACAACAGGCAGCGCAGAGGTCAACAGGACCATGATGCAGCTCCTGGCCGAGATGGACGGGTTCCGGGAGAGAGGGGATGTCAAGATCATAGCTGCGACAAACAGGATAGACATCCTGGATCCCGCGCTCCTCCGGCCAGGCAGGTTCGACAGGATCATAGAGATCCCGATGCCCAACGAGGTCGCGAGGCTGAAGATACTTGAGATCCATACGAGAAGGATGAAGAAGTCTGATGATGTGGATCTCTCAGCCATAGCAAAGCAAACAGATGGCGCAAGCGGAGCCGAGCTGAAGGCAATTGCTGTCGAGGCTGGAATGAACGCGATAAGGAGAGAGGCCACCGTGGTCACCATGGATGACTTCAGACAGGCTGTGAAGAAGGTGCTCGGCGAGGAGGAGAAGACAGACGAGTCTCTCAGGATGTTCTACTGA